From Erigeron canadensis isolate Cc75 chromosome 8, C_canadensis_v1, whole genome shotgun sequence, one genomic window encodes:
- the LOC122610112 gene encoding uncharacterized protein LOC122610112: protein MAHYAIQQDVRDTASSSRTWLFVKIASDLENNFSFFKRKIDARGRWGFSALQRCTSAVRQLGYGSNPDSLDDYLNMSERSSHDTLNASCDGVIKLYRHEYLRRPTRTDTQRIIDHHASYHGFLGMLGSFDCTHWAWDNCPVAWRGQYARGDHHGPTISLEAVASQDCWIWHAYFGVAGSKNDINVLNQSPLFNPFEDGTAPLVPFTVNGTEYRYPYYLVDGIYPRYAMFVKTIQHPTGEKRIRYAKAQEAARKDVERAFGIIKKKWKILREPARQMEKTPIRKIMLLPKVNFGSSLRSGSVSVGSLFSTLSPSISLVVSLFSTPPTSTSPITMLSSGPSQKFSHN, encoded by the exons ATGGCGCATTATGCGATTCAACAAGATGTCCGTGATACTGCCTCCTCTTCAAGAAC ATGGTTGTTTGTGAAGATAGCTTcagatttggaaaacaattttagtttttttaagagGAAGATCGACGCGCGTGGTAGATGGGGGTTTTCGGCTTTACAGAGATGCACATCTGCAGTTCGCCAGTTAGGATACGGTAGTAATCCCGACAGTTTAGATGATTACCTAAATATGTCGGAAAGATCGTCACATGACACCCTTAATGCTTCTTGTGATGGAGTCATTAAGTTATATCGGCATGAATACTTGCGTAGGCCAACGCGTACTGATACGCAACGCATTATTGATCATCATGCGTCTTATCATGGTTTCCTTGGCATGTTAG GGAGTTTTGATTGTACACACTGGGCTTGGGATAATTGTCCAGTAGCTTGGCGTGGTCAGTACGCGCGAGGTGACCATCACGGGCCGACGATATCGCTTGAAGCAGTTGCTTCACAGGATTGTTGGATTTGGCACGCATACTTTGGTGTTGCCGGTTCAAAAaacgacattaatgtgttgaaccaatctcctTTGTTCAACCCTTTTGAAGACGGCACAGCACCGTTGGTTCCTTTCACTGTAAATGGAACCGAATATCGGTACCCGTATTATCTAGTGGATGGGATCTACCCAAGATATGCGATGTTTGTGAAAACAATACAGCATCCAACCGGTGAGAAAAGGATTCGGTATGCTAAGGCACAGGAGGCTGCAAGGAAGGACGTGGAGCGAGCTTTtggtattattaaaaaaaagtggaaaATACTTAGAGAACCGGCACGACAAATGGAAAAAACCCCCATCCGTAAGATCAT GTTATTACCCAAGGTGAACTTTGGATCTAGCCTTAGGTCGGGTAGTGTTAGCGTTGGATCACTCTTTTCCACACTTTCACCTTCTATATCTCTTGTTGTATCTTTGTTTTCAACACCCCCAACTAGCACATCTCCTATCACTATGCTCTCTTCTGGCCCTAGTCAGAAGTTCTCACATAACTAG